A genomic region of Vitreoscilla filiformis contains the following coding sequences:
- a CDS encoding PepSY-associated TM helix domain-containing protein, with the protein MFPNLRQSMAWLHTWFGLVLGFVLIVVFFFGTLSVFDREIDRWAIPQTRFDPQPMPSFDRMLLPAFRKMEPGEADYAAHMAALHDPAQGPMTPRLHLPADEYWAYTTHRDPVLRMGVGFKVPLAKDPDGHNHIHGDATLDPRSGAFVRADQLKIGSEWFYPMHYSLNWPWQNVGIFLVGLAAVVMLAALVSGVVIHRKIFREFFTFRPQKHSQRSVLDLHNLSGVVALPFHFFFAFTGLVIFGATYFLPVSQFQLKGLHDQHEVMEARATGLPHQAAGVAAPLASVDAMVAEAKRRWAARDMAGEVGFLMVHHVGDANSYVSIYRAGSDRVALVGEGLHFRASTGEVLREDPPRSAVADVHEFLTGLHLQHFEHWMLRWLYVLGGLLGCVCIATGFVFFVEKRKAAHAQAGGQGCRLVDALAVSTVTGMVIAAVGLLVANRVLPADLVGKSDWEKHAFWGFWALALLHALWRSGPVARGGMNPAWREQCRAVAGLCVAAVMLNAVTTGDHLLQTVFIETYWPVAGVDVSLLLTAGIAMGAARKLTRHEHQRRATSAGEGREAAGGLHA; encoded by the coding sequence ATGTTTCCCAACCTCCGCCAGTCCATGGCCTGGCTGCACACCTGGTTCGGGCTGGTGCTGGGTTTTGTGCTGATCGTGGTGTTTTTCTTTGGGACGCTGTCGGTGTTTGATCGCGAGATCGACCGCTGGGCGATTCCGCAGACCCGCTTCGACCCGCAGCCCATGCCCTCGTTCGATCGGATGTTGCTGCCCGCCTTCCGCAAAATGGAACCCGGCGAGGCCGACTACGCCGCCCACATGGCCGCGTTGCACGACCCCGCGCAAGGCCCGATGACGCCGCGCCTGCACCTGCCCGCCGACGAGTACTGGGCCTACACCACCCACCGCGACCCGGTGCTGCGCATGGGGGTCGGCTTCAAAGTGCCGCTGGCCAAGGATCCGGATGGCCACAACCACATCCACGGCGACGCCACCCTCGACCCGCGCAGCGGTGCGTTCGTGCGGGCCGATCAGCTCAAGATCGGCAGCGAGTGGTTTTACCCGATGCACTACAGCCTGAACTGGCCGTGGCAGAACGTGGGCATCTTCCTGGTGGGCCTGGCGGCGGTGGTGATGCTGGCGGCGCTGGTCAGCGGTGTGGTGATCCACCGCAAGATCTTCCGCGAGTTTTTCACCTTTCGTCCGCAGAAGCACAGCCAGCGCAGCGTGCTGGATTTGCACAACCTGAGCGGGGTGGTGGCGCTGCCGTTCCACTTCTTTTTTGCGTTCACGGGTTTGGTGATCTTCGGTGCCACCTACTTTCTGCCGGTTTCGCAATTCCAGCTCAAGGGCCTGCACGATCAGCACGAGGTGATGGAGGCGCGGGCCACCGGCCTGCCCCACCAGGCCGCTGGTGTGGCCGCCCCCCTGGCCTCGGTGGACGCGATGGTGGCCGAAGCCAAACGCCGCTGGGCCGCCCGCGACATGGCAGGCGAGGTGGGTTTCCTGATGGTGCATCACGTGGGCGATGCCAACAGCTACGTCAGCATCTACCGCGCTGGCAGCGACCGGGTGGCGTTGGTGGGCGAGGGCCTTCATTTCAGGGCCAGCACCGGCGAGGTGCTGCGCGAGGATCCGCCCCGTTCAGCGGTGGCCGACGTGCATGAATTCCTCACCGGTTTGCACCTTCAGCATTTCGAACACTGGATGCTGCGCTGGCTTTACGTGCTCGGCGGGCTGCTAGGCTGTGTGTGCATCGCCACCGGTTTTGTGTTTTTTGTGGAGAAACGCAAGGCCGCGCACGCCCAAGCGGGCGGTCAGGGCTGCCGCCTGGTGGATGCGCTGGCGGTGAGCACGGTCACTGGCATGGTGATCGCGGCGGTGGGTTTGTTGGTGGCCAACCGCGTGTTACCGGCTGATCTGGTGGGCAAAAGCGACTGGGAAAAGCATGCTTTCTGGGGGTTCTGGGCCTTGGCGCTGCTGCATGCGTTGTGGCGCAGTGGCCCGGTGGCCCGTGGCGGCATGAACCCGGCTTGGCGTGAGCAGTGCCGGGCGGTGGCGGGTTTGTGCGTCGCGGCGGTGATGCTCAATGCCGTGACCACGGGGGATCACCTGTTGCAAACGGTGTTCATCGAAACCTATTGGCCGGTGGCCGGGGTGGATGTGAGTTTGCTGCTGACGGCGGGCATCGCGATGGGAGCCGCCCGCAAGCTGACGCGGCACGAGCACCAACGGCGTGCAACAAGCGCTGGCGAGGGCCGTGAAGCGGCGGGGGGTCTCCATGCCTGA
- the gspG gene encoding type II secretion system major pseudopilin GspG, with amino-acid sequence MNSLLSRDLRSRVRRQAGFTLIEIMVVVVIIGVLAALVVPGVLGRADDARVTAARSDISSLMQALKLYKLDNQRYPSAEQGLEALVRKPAVGTIPANWKVYVEKLPNDPWGRPYQYANPGVQGEIDVFSFGADGQAGGEGADADIGSWQ; translated from the coding sequence ATGAATTCTTTGCTTTCCCGTGATTTGCGTTCGCGTGTACGCCGTCAGGCGGGTTTCACCCTGATCGAGATCATGGTGGTGGTGGTCATCATCGGGGTCTTGGCGGCGCTGGTGGTGCCGGGGGTGTTGGGGCGTGCCGATGACGCCCGCGTCACCGCCGCCCGCAGTGACATCTCCAGTTTGATGCAGGCCCTCAAGCTCTACAAATTGGACAACCAGCGTTACCCCAGCGCCGAGCAAGGCTTGGAAGCCCTGGTGCGCAAACCGGCGGTGGGCACGATCCCCGCCAATTGGAAGGTGTACGTCGAAAAACTGCCCAACGATCCCTGGGGGCGCCCCTACCAGTACGCCAACCCGGGCGTGCAAGGGGAGATCGACGTGTTCAGCTTTGGCGCCGATGGCCAAGCCGGTGGCGAAGGCGCAGACGCTGACATTGGCTCTTGGCAGTGA
- a CDS encoding integron integrase has product MSAPPASPERLLDRVRACLRYLHYSLRTEEAYVRWIVAFVRFHGLKHPAHMGGPEVEAFLSHISHAGQVSASTHRQALSALLFLYSKVLGQDLPWMQEIHRPRASPRLPVVLGVQEVQAVLAQLEGEHALLARLLYGTGMRLMEGLRLRVKDLDFERMTVIVREGKGGKDRAVMLPAALIRELRQQLQRGHALWTQDQAEGRAGVQMPPALARKYARAAQSWSWFWVFPQAQRSVDPRTGAVQRHHLVDNAFQRAFKQAVARAQIAKAASPHTLRHSFATHLLQSGYDIRTVQELLGHSDVSTTMIYTHVLKVGGGGVRSPLDMLTGLQPSSSSALSSSAGGVSVR; this is encoded by the coding sequence ATGAGCGCGCCGCCAGCGTCACCCGAGCGTTTGCTGGATCGGGTGCGGGCGTGCTTGCGCTACTTGCACTACAGCTTGCGCACTGAAGAAGCTTATGTGCGCTGGATCGTGGCGTTTGTGCGCTTTCACGGGTTGAAGCATCCGGCACACATGGGCGGCCCTGAGGTGGAGGCGTTTTTGTCCCACATCAGCCATGCGGGGCAGGTGTCGGCCTCGACGCACCGGCAGGCGCTGTCGGCGCTGCTGTTTTTGTACAGCAAGGTGTTGGGGCAAGATTTGCCTTGGATGCAGGAGATTCACCGCCCGCGTGCCTCGCCGCGTTTGCCGGTCGTGCTGGGTGTGCAAGAAGTGCAGGCGGTGTTGGCTCAGCTCGAAGGTGAACACGCCTTGTTGGCCCGGCTGCTCTACGGCACCGGTATGCGTTTGATGGAGGGCTTGCGCCTGCGCGTCAAGGATTTGGACTTCGAGCGCATGACGGTGATCGTGCGTGAAGGCAAGGGCGGCAAAGACCGAGCGGTGATGCTGCCGGCGGCGTTGATTCGTGAGCTGCGCCAGCAACTCCAGCGCGGCCATGCGCTTTGGACGCAAGATCAGGCCGAAGGTCGGGCTGGGGTGCAGATGCCGCCTGCCTTGGCGCGCAAATACGCCCGGGCGGCGCAGAGCTGGAGTTGGTTTTGGGTGTTTCCCCAGGCGCAACGCAGCGTCGATCCGCGCACAGGGGCGGTGCAGCGCCATCACTTGGTGGACAACGCGTTTCAACGGGCCTTCAAACAAGCCGTGGCGCGTGCGCAAATCGCCAAGGCGGCATCACCCCACACATTGCGGCACTCGTTTGCCACCCACTTGCTGCAATCGGGCTACGACATTCGCACCGTGCAGGAGCTGCTCGGCCACAGCGACGTGAGCACCACCATGATTTACACCCACGTCCTCAAGGTCGGTGGGGGTGGGGTGCGCAGTCCATTGGACATGCTGACCGGCCTTCAACCATCCTCGTCTTCGGCGTTGTCCTCTTCGGCGGGTGGGGTTTCTGTCCGTTGA
- the fusA gene encoding elongation factor G: MPADTIASAASSELLAIRTLALVGPSGAGKTSLAEALLCKSGALTAPGSLERGTTVSDWDALERRAQHSLQTSVMHISHEGCRIHLLDAPGAPEFSGQALPALEAVDTAAIVINATVGVEPAAVRMMAHAAARHLDRLIIVNKIDAPGVNLPALLAQIRATFGSECLPLNLPAHHASRVQDCFYTREGETDFSSVAEAHRALVEQVVEVDGEFVERYLNDGDVDVCELHAPLEEALRQGHLIPVCFTSARSGAGVYELLDIITRLLPNPTEGNPPDFLRGEGAAAEPLHTTPDPAAHVVAHVFKVMNDPFIGKLGVMRVHQGTVTANGSLFVGDGRKPFKVGHLFMLQGKEHVEVERALPGDICAVAKVDVLHFDAVLHDAAEDAHLHLAPLDLPVPVHGLALTPKRHGDEQRLWELLQRLVDEDPCLKLEQVAQTNQTVVWGLGELHLRILLERLREQYKFEVDTAPPRIAYRETITAPAEGHHRHKKQSGGAGQFGEVFLRIAPLERGAGVRFVDAVKGGTIPGQFMAAVEKGVREGLATGIISGHPVVDVEVTVYDGKHHSVDSKDIAFATAGRKAVIAAVLEARPIVLEPIVSVEISAPEVATGDITGDLSSRRGQVVGTEAQLAGQMLIKALAPLAELVSYQNRLNALTAGQGRFTLVMSHHEPVPPQVQQQLMSGHRLAED; this comes from the coding sequence ATGCCTGCCGACACCATCGCCTCAGCCGCAAGCTCAGAACTGCTCGCCATCCGAACACTGGCCCTGGTGGGCCCGTCGGGGGCGGGCAAAACCTCTCTGGCCGAAGCCCTGTTATGCAAAAGCGGGGCCCTCACGGCACCGGGCAGCTTGGAGCGTGGCACCACCGTCAGCGATTGGGACGCGCTGGAGCGCCGCGCCCAGCACTCGCTGCAAACCTCGGTGATGCACATCTCGCACGAAGGCTGCCGCATCCACCTGCTGGATGCCCCCGGCGCCCCTGAGTTCAGCGGCCAAGCCCTGCCCGCACTGGAAGCGGTGGACACCGCCGCCATCGTCATCAACGCCACGGTGGGCGTGGAACCGGCAGCGGTGCGCATGATGGCGCACGCCGCAGCGCGGCACCTGGATCGCCTCATCATCGTCAACAAAATTGACGCACCGGGGGTGAACCTGCCGGCGCTGCTCGCACAAATCCGCGCCACGTTTGGCAGCGAATGCCTGCCGCTGAACCTGCCAGCCCACCACGCCAGCCGCGTGCAAGACTGCTTCTACACCCGCGAAGGCGAAACCGATTTTTCCTCGGTGGCCGAAGCCCACCGCGCCTTGGTGGAACAGGTGGTCGAAGTCGATGGCGAGTTCGTCGAGCGTTACCTGAACGATGGCGATGTGGACGTCTGCGAACTGCACGCCCCGCTGGAAGAAGCGTTGCGCCAAGGGCACCTCATTCCCGTGTGTTTTACGTCAGCACGCAGCGGCGCGGGGGTGTATGAGTTGCTGGACATCATCACCCGCCTGCTGCCCAACCCCACCGAAGGCAACCCACCGGATTTTCTGCGCGGCGAAGGCGCTGCCGCCGAACCGCTGCACACCACGCCCGACCCGGCTGCGCATGTGGTGGCACACGTTTTCAAGGTGATGAACGACCCGTTCATCGGCAAACTGGGTGTGATGCGGGTGCATCAAGGCACCGTCACCGCCAACGGCTCCTTGTTTGTGGGGGACGGGCGCAAGCCGTTCAAGGTCGGCCATTTGTTCATGCTGCAAGGCAAGGAACATGTGGAAGTGGAGCGGGCGTTGCCGGGGGACATCTGCGCCGTCGCCAAAGTCGATGTGCTGCACTTTGACGCCGTGCTGCACGACGCCGCCGAAGACGCCCACCTCCACTTGGCACCGCTGGATTTGCCGGTACCCGTGCATGGCCTGGCCCTCACGCCCAAGCGCCACGGCGACGAACAGCGCCTGTGGGAACTGCTGCAACGCCTGGTGGACGAAGACCCGTGCCTGAAGCTGGAGCAAGTGGCGCAAACGAATCAAACCGTGGTGTGGGGCCTGGGTGAGCTGCACCTGCGCATCCTGCTGGAGCGTCTGCGCGAGCAATACAAGTTCGAGGTGGACACGGCACCGCCGCGCATCGCCTACCGCGAAACCATCACCGCGCCGGCGGAAGGCCACCACCGCCACAAGAAACAAAGCGGCGGCGCCGGTCAGTTCGGCGAGGTGTTCCTGCGCATTGCCCCGTTGGAGCGCGGCGCGGGCGTGCGGTTTGTGGACGCGGTCAAGGGCGGCACCATCCCCGGCCAGTTCATGGCGGCGGTGGAAAAGGGCGTGCGCGAAGGGCTGGCCACCGGCATCATCTCCGGCCATCCCGTGGTGGATGTGGAAGTGACGGTGTACGACGGCAAGCACCACAGCGTCGATAGCAAGGACATCGCCTTCGCCACCGCCGGGCGCAAAGCGGTGATCGCGGCGGTGCTGGAGGCACGGCCCATCGTGCTGGAGCCGATCGTCAGCGTGGAGATCAGCGCGCCTGAAGTGGCAACGGGAGACATCACTGGCGATTTGTCCTCACGCCGGGGCCAAGTGGTGGGCACCGAGGCGCAATTGGCCGGGCAAATGCTCATCAAAGCCCTGGCACCGCTGGCCGAGCTGGTGAGCTACCAAAACCGGCTCAACGCCCTGACCGCCGGGCAGGGACGCTTCACACTGGTGATGTCACACCATGAGCCCGTGCCGCCGCAGGTGCAACAGCAGCTCATGAGCGGGCATCGGCTGGCGGAAGATTGA
- the gspK gene encoding type II secretion system minor pseudopilin GspK, whose amino-acid sequence MTFRRCAAPPRGRQQGVALLLAMLIVTLVSTLAAGMVWQQWQAFEVESAVRLRQQGRWLLAGATDWALQLLKNDARTSGDTDTLTEIWAQGLEETSLSAFLAADRDNNAALTEETTLEAFLSGNIRDAQARYNLRNLLASSGEQRQAQQAILDRLCDSAGLPSGTGTRVAQLLQAAQAGEQSWGESGGASATDDAAVPLRPRRWAQMSWLGLEPAALEKLGALVTLLPRPTPLNINTASAEVLAAVVPGMDRASAQRLVQQRLSLRKGFERVEDAQEFWPAKYKPEGDLGVSTLYFEVMAQLRYEGLVWRELTLVRREGGELRVLWREALPAAP is encoded by the coding sequence ATGACGTTCAGGCGATGTGCCGCACCGCCCCGTGGGCGTCAGCAGGGGGTGGCTTTGCTGTTGGCCATGCTCATCGTCACCTTGGTGAGCACCTTGGCGGCGGGCATGGTATGGCAGCAATGGCAGGCGTTCGAGGTCGAATCGGCGGTGCGCCTGCGCCAGCAAGGCCGCTGGTTGCTGGCGGGGGCGACCGATTGGGCCTTGCAACTGCTCAAAAACGATGCGCGCACGTCGGGGGACACCGACACCTTGACCGAAATTTGGGCCCAGGGTTTGGAGGAAACGTCGCTGTCCGCGTTTTTGGCAGCCGACCGAGACAACAACGCGGCTTTGACCGAGGAAACGACCCTGGAGGCTTTTCTCTCGGGCAACATTCGCGACGCACAAGCCCGCTACAACCTGCGCAACCTGCTGGCCAGTTCGGGGGAGCAGCGCCAGGCCCAGCAAGCCATCTTGGATCGGCTGTGCGACAGCGCCGGGCTGCCCAGCGGCACGGGAACGCGGGTGGCGCAGTTGTTACAGGCGGCGCAGGCGGGGGAACAATCGTGGGGGGAGAGCGGTGGCGCATCTGCCACGGACGACGCAGCGGTGCCGCTGCGCCCCCGCCGCTGGGCTCAAATGAGCTGGTTGGGTTTGGAGCCGGCGGCGCTGGAGAAACTCGGTGCGTTGGTGACGTTGCTGCCCCGCCCGACACCGCTCAACATCAACACTGCCTCAGCGGAGGTGTTGGCAGCCGTGGTGCCGGGGATGGATCGAGCTTCGGCGCAACGGTTGGTGCAACAGCGTTTGTCGTTGCGCAAGGGGTTCGAACGTGTGGAGGACGCACAGGAATTCTGGCCCGCCAAGTACAAACCGGAGGGCGATTTGGGGGTGTCAACGCTCTACTTCGAAGTGATGGCTCAACTGCGTTATGAGGGGCTGGTCTGGCGCGAACTGACCCTGGTTCGGCGGGAAGGTGGTGAACTGCGAGTTCTGTGGCGCGAGGCACTGCCTGCTGCGCCATAA
- the gspI gene encoding type II secretion system minor pseudopilin GspI, translated as MMRSSPPRGFTLIEVLVALAIVAITLAAGSRAAETVLRNGDRFADVTLAQWCADNTLVGLRFAQQLPGIGRSEQGCEQLGQAYTVQLNVQSTPNPSFRRVDVRVLDAEQAPVVSVSAVLGRP; from the coding sequence ATGATGCGTTCATCCCCCCCGCGAGGGTTCACCTTGATTGAGGTGCTGGTGGCGCTGGCCATCGTGGCCATCACGCTGGCCGCTGGCAGCCGGGCCGCAGAGACCGTGCTGCGCAACGGCGATCGCTTCGCCGACGTCACCTTGGCCCAATGGTGCGCGGACAACACCTTGGTGGGGCTGCGCTTCGCCCAGCAACTGCCCGGCATCGGGCGAAGTGAGCAAGGGTGTGAACAATTGGGTCAAGCCTATACCGTGCAACTGAACGTGCAATCGACGCCCAACCCCAGTTTTCGGCGCGTGGATGTCCGTGTGCTGGATGCGGAGCAAGCGCCGGTGGTCAGCGTGTCGGCTGTGTTGGGGCGGCCATGA
- a CDS encoding PulJ/GspJ family protein, with translation MSGCSVRGQRGRGFTLIEVLVALFIMSILATLAWRGIDGLFKVREVTQAHAERHLRLVAVIEQWERDVQQLQATRVGRPMRFDGAALRLTRQTPEGLRVVVWTVQQGGLYRWSSEALTTVQGLQEAWRQAQQWATLQAGAVRVLDEVSQWQIFYRRHQDNAWSNAQSSANRSPEVPPVAHVEPPGGTQEEPIDTADDGDIDDTLPQGIRLVLTLPQGTLLRDVQVQAAP, from the coding sequence ATGAGCGGGTGTTCGGTGCGAGGGCAGCGGGGGCGGGGGTTCACGCTGATCGAGGTGTTGGTGGCGCTGTTCATCATGTCGATTCTGGCCACGCTGGCGTGGCGTGGCATTGATGGCTTGTTCAAGGTGCGCGAAGTGACCCAAGCCCACGCCGAACGCCACCTGCGGCTGGTGGCGGTGATCGAGCAGTGGGAGCGGGATGTGCAGCAACTCCAGGCCACCCGTGTCGGGCGTCCGATGCGTTTTGATGGCGCAGCGCTGCGCTTAACGCGCCAGACGCCGGAGGGGCTGCGCGTGGTGGTCTGGACGGTGCAACAGGGCGGTTTGTACCGCTGGTCGTCCGAGGCCCTGACGACGGTGCAGGGTTTGCAGGAAGCTTGGCGCCAGGCCCAGCAGTGGGCAACGCTGCAAGCCGGGGCGGTGCGGGTGCTGGATGAGGTGAGTCAGTGGCAAATTTTTTACCGGCGCCATCAGGACAATGCGTGGAGCAACGCCCAATCCAGCGCCAACCGCTCGCCGGAGGTGCCGCCTGTGGCCCATGTTGAGCCTCCGGGCGGGACGCAGGAAGAACCGATCGACACGGCCGACGACGGCGACATCGACGACACCCTGCCGCAAGGCATCCGGCTGGTGCTGACCTTGCCGCAAGGCACCTTGCTGCGCGACGTGCAGGTGCAGGCGGCGCCATGA
- a CDS encoding DUF3325 family protein, producing MPEAFWLTAAAVLALAGMGALALAMEVHWGQVMRRPAPSATGIRRMLRGLGALVLLLALLACLKADRPSMAVLVWVMLLSLGALCTALGLAGAAPRSGSAQADEAR from the coding sequence ATGCCTGAAGCGTTTTGGTTGACTGCGGCTGCGGTGCTGGCGCTGGCTGGCATGGGCGCGCTGGCCTTGGCGATGGAGGTGCATTGGGGCCAGGTGATGCGCCGTCCGGCCCCGTCGGCCACGGGCATTCGGCGCATGCTGCGTGGGCTGGGGGCATTGGTTTTGCTGCTGGCGCTGTTGGCTTGCCTGAAGGCGGATCGGCCATCGATGGCGGTGCTGGTGTGGGTGATGTTGCTGAGTCTGGGGGCGCTGTGTACGGCGTTGGGGTTGGCCGGGGCAGCGCCCCGCTCAGGCTCGGCGCAGGCGGATGAGGCCAGGTGA
- a CDS encoding type II secretion system protein N, which produces MITRWLTPLVWMLVAGCSAFWGLQLFARPVTAPPDARVPALPTVPLNDGTKVLGDSVKEASEEDSTPAAESDRFELLGIIAQPARGDARSGLALMRVDSGLARTWHTGETVTEGWVLQAIHKRSVVLRQAEAEETLEIALPDPSNTPSTATANQAGRRSPPRIIGTTPPTQTGGRPNMPPRQRTETPPAEEDNAEDEDG; this is translated from the coding sequence ATGATCACGCGATGGTTAACCCCTCTGGTCTGGATGCTCGTGGCCGGTTGCTCGGCTTTCTGGGGGCTCCAGTTGTTCGCCCGACCGGTGACGGCACCGCCGGATGCGCGTGTCCCAGCGCTGCCCACGGTTCCACTCAACGATGGCACCAAGGTGCTGGGAGACAGCGTAAAAGAAGCCTCCGAGGAAGATTCGACCCCTGCGGCGGAGAGTGACCGCTTTGAACTGCTGGGCATCATCGCCCAGCCTGCACGCGGGGACGCACGCAGCGGCCTGGCTTTGATGCGCGTCGACAGCGGCCTGGCCCGCACTTGGCACACCGGGGAGACCGTGACCGAGGGGTGGGTGTTGCAGGCCATTCACAAGCGCAGCGTGGTGCTGCGCCAAGCTGAAGCAGAAGAAACGCTCGAAATCGCCTTGCCCGACCCGAGCAACACCCCCAGCACCGCCACGGCCAACCAGGCGGGGCGGCGCTCGCCACCGCGCATCATCGGAACGACACCGCCCACGCAAACGGGAGGCCGGCCCAACATGCCTCCCCGTCAACGGACAGAAACCCCACCCGCCGAAGAGGACAACGCCGAAGACGAGGATGGTTGA
- a CDS encoding pilus assembly FimT family protein, whose protein sequence is MTAGRAPAQVRRCGFTLLELLLVMAILAVAVGMVSLALRDRSSQRLEEEAARLAALLEGARAHSRALGAPLRWRPLADAPGFEFIGLPSARAWPNRWLDEHTRAQVLNPLGVLSLGPEPMIGAQRVVLTLASQQRVLVTDGWGPFVVSTDEAVPAAP, encoded by the coding sequence GTGACGGCGGGTCGCGCCCCAGCCCAGGTACGCCGTTGCGGTTTTACCTTGCTGGAGCTGCTGTTGGTGATGGCGATCTTGGCGGTGGCCGTGGGCATGGTGAGCCTGGCTCTGCGTGATCGGTCGTCCCAGCGGCTGGAGGAGGAAGCAGCGCGGCTGGCGGCGTTGCTGGAAGGGGCCCGAGCGCACTCTCGGGCTTTGGGGGCGCCGTTGCGCTGGCGTCCGCTGGCCGATGCACCTGGTTTTGAGTTCATCGGCCTGCCCTCGGCGCGGGCATGGCCGAACCGCTGGCTGGACGAGCACACCCGAGCGCAGGTGTTGAACCCGTTGGGGGTGTTGAGCCTCGGGCCTGAACCCATGATCGGGGCCCAGCGCGTGGTGCTGACCTTGGCGTCGCAACAGCGGGTGCTGGTCACCGATGGGTGGGGGCCGTTCGTGGTCAGTACCGACGAGGCCGTGCCGGCAGCGCCATGA